The Mycolicibacterium parafortuitum nucleotide sequence AGACGCCGCTCGGCCTCGGTGAACAGACCGAGGTTGGCTGCGGCGACGCCGTGGGCCACCAGCGCCGCACCGGTCAGGAACTTATCCGGCCAGGACGATGCGGTGCGCACCTGATCGATGACATCGCTCCAGCGTTCGGCGGCCGCGTAGATGACCGCCTTGACCCACGACACCAGATGCTCGCCACCCGCGGCCGGAGCGGTGTCGAGCGCCTCCATCGCGTCGGCGTAGTTGCCCGCCGCCGCCTCGCTGACCGCGAAGCTCAACGTGATCGACAACGGCGAGTTCACCGGATAGGTAATGTCGCCGAACATTCCGCCGATCGGCACCCGGGCGCCCAGGCTGTTCATCGACACCTCGGCGGCGCCGGCAAGTTGGCCGAAGTTGTTGCGCGAGTACCACGCCCGGAACATCGTGACCCGGTCGGTGTCACCGCAGCGGATCCGGCCCACCCACGCATCGCAGGCGGCTTCGTCGAACGTCGTGATCTCGGTGAACAGTTCGAGCGATCGGGCCTGCGCGGTGGGCAGCAGCCCCACCGCGGTGCCGAAAACACCGGCGAGTTGGTCAGTCATGGTCACCTATGTAACGGTTCATGAACAGCTCGGCGCGGGCTGTGCGAGCCTGTTCCGGAGTGGGCAGATTCAGATCCCGGGCAAGGAAGTCCCGGGTCGCCACGCTGTCGTGGCCCTGCTCGCGCATCCCGTCGAGCATCATCGTGTATTGGGCCGATCTGGCATCCTGGGTTGCCAGGCCGGCGATCACGACGATCTCGTCGGCGAGCATGACCTCGCTGAGCGTTGCCGCGCCGGCCGACAGCTCCACGTCGTGGACACTGCCGTCGATGTAGGTCGTGACGGTCACGGTGCCGGGCGGATTCGTGACGGTGAACATCGGCATACTTGCCTCGGAGTCCGCGGAGTCCGGATAGGCATCCGAAGACGGGTAGTCACCGAGGATTTCGCTGAGCTCGCTGTCGGCGTGGCTCATGTCGGCGGCAGGCAGGTCGAGCGCCGCCAGGTCGTAGAAGTCCCCGTCCTCGGTGAAATCCGAAGAGTGGGAACCGGGCGGGGGTTTGGGCACCGTGTCTTCGCCTTTCCTAGTACGCGAAGGAGTGGTGGCGCTCCGGTGCGCCGACGTCCTTGTGCTCGAACCATGATGCGGAGGGCAGGAATTCGACGAGGCCGTCGAGCGCACGTTGCAGGTTCTCCTGCGTGCCCGGCAGGAAGCTTCCGTACAGTTCGCCGTTGACGCGCCGCGGAATCGACACGATGCGGCCGTGTGAGCAGTCCAGCACACCGGCGCCGACGCCCGCCTCGGAGTGCGTCCCACCCGGATGCCGTTCGCCGGCGGTGATCTCCACCCAGCTGTGCGGTGCGGCGATCGCTTCGGCGTAGATCTTCGCCGAGTGAGGCGGCTGGCCGTAGCCGCTGAGCTGCTCCGCAGTGCGGGTCTCGGCCAGGGCGCTGACGATGCCGGTGAGCGGCTCGACATCGGCCGGCGTCCCGGCGCCGATGACGACCGTCAGCATCGCCGCAAGCCCGATCTGCGGCGCGACCCGTTGCAGGACCAGCATCTGGTCGTCGCGAGCGGCGACGACGTGCCGATCACCCTTGCGGCACACCACGAATCGCACCATCTTCTCGCCGTCATCGCGGCGCCACCATCGGCAATCCAGGGTCCGGTCGGCACGGCTGAGCGTGTCCACCATCGCCGCCACCTCGGGGTGTGGGCCTCCGTGGGCATCCAGGATTCCCTGTGCCGTCAGGTCGCGCGTCACCTGATCCCAGACGAGCGTGCGTTGGTCCTCATAGGGGATGTTCGGTCGGATTCCCAGCGCCGGCGGAAAGTCGACGAGTTGCAGGCGGTCGGCGATGACAAGCATCCCGTCGATCGTGACCTCGACCCCCACCACATCGTCGTAGTGGGTGGGTTCGAGGTTCCGAAACAGCGGTCCGGTCACCACAGAGCGCCTCCCCCGGGATCAGGCATTGCTTTGCCACACCCCCTTGGAACATCGATCTGGACCATCTGGCACATCCCTTCCTCGGGGGACTGTACCAGCGGTATTGGAGGGTCAAGCACACTATTTTTCCCGATCGCGGCCCGCTGCATGCACTGCGTGGAGAAACTGCGTGACCGGCGAGTTTCGCTCTGCACCAGGGTGTTTGACGTTAGCGAAAATTTTAGGCCGACGTTCACCGCTTTCGGACGCCCGGCCCGATGCCTGCGCACAACGGTTGCGACAAAGCATCCGTCGGGTTCCCCGCCGACCCTTCGCAGCCTGGATGGACTTGTTTGCTGGGGTAGGAGTACGGCTAGGCTTGAGGAGTGACAGACCGCGACGAGACCCTGCGGACCGAGCAGATGCCCACCACCGCCCCGCCGGACTGGACACCGCCCACCCGCCCGGTTCCACCGGTCAGTCAACCTGGCCATCCCCCGCTGCAGCCGTGGCCGCCACAGCCGGGCCCGACCACGCCTGCGCAACCGACGATGCCACCGCTACCGGCGAGCTACGCCGACGGCATCCGCTCCCAGCAGTTGGTTCCGACGCCGAAGGTCCTGCCCGGTCACGGTTGGCGGCTGGCGGTCTACAAGGCCACGTTCGGCCTCGTCAATCTCGGTCCGTCCCCGCAGGAGCGGCGGCTGGCCGCTCTGGAGGCGGCCGTGCGCGGTCCGCTGCGCGGGCATTTCAAGGTCGGGGTGATGGGCAAGGGCGGTGTCGGCAAGACCACCGTGTCGGCCTGTATCGGCTCGATCTTCGCCGAGCTGCGCCAGGAGGACCGGGTGATCGCCGTCGACGCGGATACCGCGTTCGGCAAACTGGGCAGCCGCGTGGACCCGAAGGCGCAGGGATCGTTCTGGGAGCTGACCTCCGATCAGCATCTTGAGACGTTCGCCGACCTGCGTAACCGTCTGGGCCACAACGCTTCCGGCCTTTACGTGCTCGCCGGCGAAGCCAGCCCCGCGCGCAGGCGGGTGCTCGACGCCGCGATCTACCGCGAGGCGATGGCCCGGCTGGATCGGCATTTCTCCATCGCGATCGTGGATTGCAGCTCGACGATGGATTCACCCGTCACCCAGGAGGTGCTGCGCGATCTCGACGCGCTCGTGGTGGTGTCGTCGCCGTGGGTCGACGGTGCCGCCGCCGCGGGCCAGGCATTGGACTGGCTCACCGCCCGTGGGATGACCTCGCTGCTTCAGAACACCGTCGTGGTGCTCAACGACAGCGACGGGCACGCCGACAAGCGCACCAGAAGCATTCTTGCCGAGCAGTTTTCCGGCCACGGCCAGCTGGTCGTCGA carries:
- a CDS encoding ESX secretion-associated protein EspG produces the protein MTGPLFRNLEPTHYDDVVGVEVTIDGMLVIADRLQLVDFPPALGIRPNIPYEDQRTLVWDQVTRDLTAQGILDAHGGPHPEVAAMVDTLSRADRTLDCRWWRRDDGEKMVRFVVCRKGDRHVVAARDDQMLVLQRVAPQIGLAAMLTVVIGAGTPADVEPLTGIVSALAETRTAEQLSGYGQPPHSAKIYAEAIAAPHSWVEITAGERHPGGTHSEAGVGAGVLDCSHGRIVSIPRRVNGELYGSFLPGTQENLQRALDGLVEFLPSASWFEHKDVGAPERHHSFAY
- a CDS encoding MinD/ParA family ATP-binding protein, which encodes MTDRDETLRTEQMPTTAPPDWTPPTRPVPPVSQPGHPPLQPWPPQPGPTTPAQPTMPPLPASYADGIRSQQLVPTPKVLPGHGWRLAVYKATFGLVNLGPSPQERRLAALEAAVRGPLRGHFKVGVMGKGGVGKTTVSACIGSIFAELRQEDRVIAVDADTAFGKLGSRVDPKAQGSFWELTSDQHLETFADLRNRLGHNASGLYVLAGEASPARRRVLDAAIYREAMARLDRHFSIAIVDCSSTMDSPVTQEVLRDLDALVVVSSPWVDGAAAAGQALDWLTARGMTSLLQNTVVVLNDSDGHADKRTRSILAEQFSGHGQLVVEVPFDGRLRPGGVIGGSAQMSRAARRKLVEVCAALASFYPTQDDHHRDRR